Within Conger conger chromosome 3, fConCon1.1, whole genome shotgun sequence, the genomic segment GCGAGGGTGCATTCTCTGATGCAAGCAGGCTAACGCTTGACAATCAAATATTGTACCTGGCGGGTGTGATTCTTTTACTTGTTCGAACATGACAATAATTACTTTCGTTAACCCCTTGTTCATAAATCTGTCCAACATAGCCATCCTTCCGTGAAGTGTACGGGGCCGTATACTGAAGATTCATGTAATAGGCCTACTTTAACAAGTGACATAGGAAGATCACCATTTGCTTGAATAAGAATTGTATAGCCCAGACAACCTGTACGTTTACTACTTTGCCTTTCTGTAACCCTACATGCATCTCGAGGGTTCTGCAATGTCAGATTGACTTAATTAAAATAAGATACTATTCACACTACATTCACACTTGTCAATATTTTATAATTGAGTTCAAACAGGAAAGCAGAACTGTCACCTGTGCGGATTCTCATTCTCgcattaaataaatgatggcGAACCAGGCTGTATAcgaagctaaaaaaaaaagtgaaatatgtGTGGCTGATGACTAGattcaaatgaattaaaaattaataaatttaaaattattatagAATGATTCAGTGATAAATTATTCAACAAAAAATCCAGCCATATCAAAAGATAACGTATATTATATCTGCGTATAACTATTACTGAATAGCTATATAAATTCAAGATTTTAAATATAGGCAAATAAAATGCCGAGAATGCGAATGACAGCAAAAACGTGcgtttatgtttttattcccAAATGTTCAAGCAGTTTATAGGGTTTGGGAAACGCCTATATACTTTCTTACTAAAATAAGTAAAAGAACTTAAATCAAATACGATTCAGGTATAATTTCCTAAAATAAATCTGGGCTTCTGGTGTTTTTATAAAAATGCTACCACAGCTAAGCACACACCAAGTCATCGTTTTAAAACCTTCATTTCATCCATGCTCAATAGTTAAATTTTTAATGATATGTGACGGTCAAAACGAATAGTGTATAATATACCGTGAGTATTTTGTCAGTTGATTTAAAGCCAGAGCACACTCCTAGGCTACAATGGAGAAGATTAAGatgacattttaaagagcatttaCACCGAGTAAAAACACGCCTCATAAAACAGGCTTAAAACTTTTACCAGAGTTCAAATTGAATGGCAGAGATTGTGACATGTACGCCACAGAGACGTGCAATCTTTGAAGTGGGAACGGATTACGTTTCCACCGCGTATTGGTTAGGATGAAAAAAAATAGTAGGCCCACGACACATTGTCACCATGGAGTGGGTATTTTTAGGTCGAACCTCGGACCGGAATTAGCTGTGAAGTGCGACCTCGACGTGTGGAGGTGTGAAGTAGGTGAATGTGAAAAGTTCGCCTCACAACAAGGGACCTCTCATAATACTTTGCACCTCTTTTACAAGTGCATATCTTTAACAAATACGCGTGGGGCTTTCCGGGCGTCAGCACCGGCCTGGGATTCTTGAAATGTCGTGTTCCCATATTAACAGGTTTTACTCCAAATACAGTAGTCTATAACACGGAAAGACCTGACAAACATCCCATTGGCGCCATACATAGCCATACAAAGATGCAAGCAATGCAAGGTCTACATTATTTTACTCTTGGTTGGAAACGATTAgcctttgttattattatataatgacCTAGGACGCATTCAAGCAAAGTAGACCCGTAATATGCTTATCAATCTAAACGCTGCACACTGATAAAGTAAAAATCTTTACAAAGTCGATGTTCTAAAATGCAGCCAAACCACACCAGGTATTTTAAAAAGGTTACCACCAGTACCAATGCACACGTTTGCTATATTAAAACTATTATTACGATTAAATTAAAGATGCAGTGTATAATGATCTGGCCAGAGATGTATTTGTGGTTATTCGGTGAATGAACACTTGAGGTGATGCGTAGTAGAGAGGTCACCATTGAAGAGGTGGGTTTGGCGGGGATACTGGGTAGTCATTTGAATGCAAATCATATGGGGTTGAGGAATCGTCTGACGTCAGGCACACCATGGTATACCTTTGCAAGCAGTACCTTGTCAACACAACTTAATCATGTGCGACTGAAACGCATCTGGGAGTACCTCGCATGATCACCACTCAGGAGAGCTGCATTGGATACAACAGAGAAACAGCATAAGGGTCAAATTAGGAGATTTGAAACCGGCCAGTTTCTGGGGCTATTATGTCCCCTTAAAAAGGTCTTGCATTGCGTTTGTGAATCATGTATGTTGGATACCTGTTGGATAAAGAAGGAAGCATGTACCACCAAGGGCCCGTAAGACGCTCCAGCATCAACCTCCCTCCGCAGAACTTTGTTTCTACGCCACAGTACTCCGACTTTACCGGATACCATCATGTGCCCAACatggacacgcacgcacagtccTCGGGGGCCTGGGGGTCTCATTATGGCGCACCTAGGGAAGACTGGGGCGCGTATGGACTCGGACCTCCGAACAGTATTGCAACGCCTATGAGCAACTCGTCGCCCGGACAGGTTTCTTACTGCTCTCCTGATTACAATCCTATGCACCCTCCAGGATCTGCAGTGTTACAGCCGCCTCCAGAGAATATTAATGTTGCTCAGCTATCCCCCGACAGAGAAAGACGTAACTCCTACCAGTGGATGAATAAAACGGTCCAATCATCATCCACCGGTGAGTACTGCAAAACTCTTgagaatgtaaaaaatgtacagttgaatGGCTTGTCTCAGCTACTATTGAGAAATGCAAAGACATCACAATAATAATGAGTCATTTTGGCTTTCTATGTGAAATGGGGAATTCAGTTACAGTTGACATTGCCTCAGTCATAGAATGACGACCGTGTTATTTATTGTAAAAGCACATACATTATTAATTAACCAGCGAACAGGCAGGAATACTATCTTTGTTTTAGGGCCTACACACCAACTTTCAATAATATATTGTGGATATCAACTGCAAAATCAAATTCGGTATTTCGGTCACCTGAGACTCATCCAAAAAACTGTTAAATCTTAAAATAAAGCTAATAGTGAGActagttttaaaagaaaaggaaaacatattacattttcaaacgttaaaataataaatgtaaagtTTAATTGATATATAATGTGCTATGTTTGGTGAAATATGTTTctataacgtaatgtaatgtataactCGTTTCATGTTTAATTTCCAGATGTTTGCGTAAACATTTAATATCTCTTGTAATATTGTTCTTTATTCATGCGATTGAAATATTTGTCAAAATGTAGTTTTATTTctttgaaatttgaaatgaaatgtaaatatgt encodes:
- the cdx4 gene encoding homeobox protein CDX-4 — its product is MYVGYLLDKEGSMYHQGPVRRSSINLPPQNFVSTPQYSDFTGYHHVPNMDTHAQSSGAWGSHYGAPREDWGAYGLGPPNSIATPMSNSSPGQVSYCSPDYNPMHPPGSAVLQPPPENINVAQLSPDRERRNSYQWMNKTVQSSSTGKTRTKEKYRVVYTDHQRLELEKEFHYNRYITIRRKSELAVNLGLSERQVKIWFQNRRAKERKLIKKKMGQSDGSGGSVHSDPGSVSPLPVPGSLSPSDIHSSLYPPPGMNTLPPIGNIQQVTVTL